The Falco peregrinus isolate bFalPer1 chromosome 1, bFalPer1.pri, whole genome shotgun sequence genome has a window encoding:
- the CCDC6 gene encoding coiled-coil domain-containing protein 6 isoform X4 — translation MQQWSDTFCLEKQARAEQEEEFISNTLFKKIQALQKEKETLAVNYEKEEEFLTNELSRKLMQLQHEKAELEQHLEQEQEFQVNKLMKKIKKLENDTISKQLTLEQLRREKIDLENTLEQEQEALVNRLWKRMDKLEAEKRILQEKLDQPVSAPPSPRDISMEIDSPENMMRHIRFLKNEVERLKKQLRAAQLQHSEKMAQYLEEERHMREENLRLQRKLQREMERREALCRQLSESESSLEMDDERYFNEMSAQGLRPRTVSSPIPYTPSPSSSRPISPGLSYASHTVGFTPPTSLTRAGMSYYNSPGLHVQHMGPSHGITRPSPRRSNSPDKFKRPTPPPSPNTQTPVQPPPPPPPPPVQPTVQSAASQSATFQHSVHPSSQP, via the exons caagcaagggcagagcaggaagaggaatTCATCAGTAATACTCTGTTTAAGAAGATTCAagctttgcagaaggaaaaagaaacacttgcAGTAAACtatgaaaaggaagaggaatttCTCACTAATGAGCTTTCAAGAAAATTGATGCAG CTGCAGCATGAGAAAGCTGAATTGGAGCAGCATTTAGAGCAAGAACAGGAATTCCAAGTGAACAAGctgatgaagaaaattaaaaaactggaaaatgatACCATTTCAAAGCAGCTCACCCTGGAGCAG ctgagACGTGAGAAGATTGACCTTGAAAATACTTTGGAACAAGAACAAGAAGCACTAGTGAATCGTCTCTGGAAGAGGATGGATAAGCTTGAAGCAGAAAAACG AATTTTGCAGGAGAAATTAGACCAGCCAgtatctgctccaccatcaCCCAGAGACATATCAATGGAGATAGATTCTCCAGAAAATATGATGAGACAtatcagatttttaaagaatgaagtGGAGAGGTTAAAGAAACAACTGAGGGCTGCACAGTTACAGC attCAGAGAAGATGGCACAATATTTAGAAGAGGAGCGACATATGAGAGAAGAAAACTTGagacttcaaagaaaattacagagGGAAATGGAGCGTAGGGAAGCACTCTGCAGGCAACTGTCAGAAAGTGAATCCAGCTTAGAAATGGATGATGAAAG ATATTTTAATGAGATGTCTGCACAAGGATTAAGACCTCGCACTGTGTCCAGTCCTATCCCTTATACACCCTCACCAAGTTCTAGCAGACCTATATCACCTG GTCTGTCATATGCAAGTCACACAGTTGGTTTCACACCACCAACTTCACTGACTAGAGCTGGAATGTCTTACTACAATTCCCCAGGCCTTCATGTGCAACATATGGGACCATCCCATGGTATTACA AGGCCTTCACCACGAAGAAGTAACAGCCCCGACAAATTTAAACGTcccactcctcctccttctccaaaCACGCAGACCCCAGTGCAgccacctccaccaccacctccaccacctGTGCAGCCTACGGTCCAATCCGCAGCATCGCAGTCAGCCACTTTTCAACATTCAGTGCATCCCTCCTCTCAGCCTTAG
- the CCDC6 gene encoding coiled-coil domain-containing protein 6 isoform X3, giving the protein MELHTINRFTSLLMQARAEQEEEFISNTLFKKIQALQKEKETLAVNYEKEEEFLTNELSRKLMQLQHEKAELEQHLEQEQEFQVNKLMKKIKKLENDTISKQLTLEQLRREKIDLENTLEQEQEALVNRLWKRMDKLEAEKRILQEKLDQPVSAPPSPRDISMEIDSPENMMRHIRFLKNEVERLKKQLRAAQLQHSEKMAQYLEEERHMREENLRLQRKLQREMERREALCRQLSESESSLEMDDERYFNEMSAQGLRPRTVSSPIPYTPSPSSSRPISPGLSYASHTVGFTPPTSLTRAGMSYYNSPGLHVQHMGPSHGITRPSPRRSNSPDKFKRPTPPPSPNTQTPVQPPPPPPPPPVQPTVQSAASQSATFQHSVHPSSQP; this is encoded by the exons ATGGAATTGCATACCATCAACCGGTTTACTTCATTGCTGATG caagcaagggcagagcaggaagaggaatTCATCAGTAATACTCTGTTTAAGAAGATTCAagctttgcagaaggaaaaagaaacacttgcAGTAAACtatgaaaaggaagaggaatttCTCACTAATGAGCTTTCAAGAAAATTGATGCAG CTGCAGCATGAGAAAGCTGAATTGGAGCAGCATTTAGAGCAAGAACAGGAATTCCAAGTGAACAAGctgatgaagaaaattaaaaaactggaaaatgatACCATTTCAAAGCAGCTCACCCTGGAGCAG ctgagACGTGAGAAGATTGACCTTGAAAATACTTTGGAACAAGAACAAGAAGCACTAGTGAATCGTCTCTGGAAGAGGATGGATAAGCTTGAAGCAGAAAAACG AATTTTGCAGGAGAAATTAGACCAGCCAgtatctgctccaccatcaCCCAGAGACATATCAATGGAGATAGATTCTCCAGAAAATATGATGAGACAtatcagatttttaaagaatgaagtGGAGAGGTTAAAGAAACAACTGAGGGCTGCACAGTTACAGC attCAGAGAAGATGGCACAATATTTAGAAGAGGAGCGACATATGAGAGAAGAAAACTTGagacttcaaagaaaattacagagGGAAATGGAGCGTAGGGAAGCACTCTGCAGGCAACTGTCAGAAAGTGAATCCAGCTTAGAAATGGATGATGAAAG ATATTTTAATGAGATGTCTGCACAAGGATTAAGACCTCGCACTGTGTCCAGTCCTATCCCTTATACACCCTCACCAAGTTCTAGCAGACCTATATCACCTG GTCTGTCATATGCAAGTCACACAGTTGGTTTCACACCACCAACTTCACTGACTAGAGCTGGAATGTCTTACTACAATTCCCCAGGCCTTCATGTGCAACATATGGGACCATCCCATGGTATTACA AGGCCTTCACCACGAAGAAGTAACAGCCCCGACAAATTTAAACGTcccactcctcctccttctccaaaCACGCAGACCCCAGTGCAgccacctccaccaccacctccaccacctGTGCAGCCTACGGTCCAATCCGCAGCATCGCAGTCAGCCACTTTTCAACATTCAGTGCATCCCTCCTCTCAGCCTTAG